In one Azospirillum sp. TSH100 genomic region, the following are encoded:
- a CDS encoding DUF1624 domain-containing protein translates to MSAIGITPEQGLARTSRRPAIDVARGLALLAMAAYHASWDATYFGLAGFDLLGDPLWLAARTVILSSFLLLAGIGLVLATRDGFHPGRFLRRLGRVAAGAAAVSAASYALFPDSPIFFGVLHHIAVASVIGLAFVRLPAPVTLAVAAAAVLVGTTQGFAPFDSPWLRWIGLTSMEPDSNDFVPLLPWIGGVLAGIGVGRLWPGLGEGVAVSGPAGRLLALAGRHSLAVYLLHQPLLFGIAWTAAQLMPAQTPAIRDFQASCVASCERAGVARATCTANCGCVQSELARNGLWEDFAANRVSERGQRGLEEAVAMCRKP, encoded by the coding sequence ATGAGCGCAATCGGCATCACGCCGGAACAGGGCCTCGCGCGGACCTCACGACGCCCGGCGATCGACGTGGCGCGCGGGCTCGCTCTGCTGGCGATGGCGGCCTATCACGCCAGCTGGGACGCCACCTATTTCGGCCTTGCCGGCTTCGATCTGCTGGGCGACCCGCTGTGGCTGGCCGCCCGCACGGTGATCCTGTCGAGCTTCCTGCTGCTGGCCGGCATCGGGCTGGTGCTGGCGACCCGCGACGGCTTCCATCCGGGGCGCTTCCTGCGCCGGCTGGGGCGGGTGGCGGCGGGGGCCGCGGCGGTGTCGGCGGCCTCCTATGCCCTGTTCCCCGACAGCCCGATCTTCTTCGGCGTGCTGCACCACATCGCGGTGGCGAGCGTCATCGGCCTCGCCTTCGTCCGCCTGCCCGCCCCGGTGACGCTGGCGGTGGCGGCCGCGGCGGTTCTGGTCGGGACGACGCAGGGCTTTGCGCCGTTCGACAGCCCATGGCTGCGCTGGATCGGGCTGACCAGTATGGAGCCGGACTCCAACGATTTCGTGCCGCTGCTGCCCTGGATCGGCGGTGTCCTGGCCGGAATCGGGGTGGGGCGGCTGTGGCCGGGACTGGGCGAGGGGGTGGCGGTGAGCGGCCCCGCCGGGCGGCTGCTGGCCTTGGCCGGGCGGCACAGCCTTGCCGTCTATCTGCTGCACCAGCCGCTGCTGTTCGGCATCGCCTGGACGGCGGCACAGCTGATGCCGGCGCAGACGCCCGCCATTCGCGACTTCCAGGCATCCTGCGTGGCGAGTTGCGAACGCGCCGGAGTGGCGAGGGCCACCTGCACCGCCAACTGCGGCTGCGTGCAGTCGGAACTGGCGCGGAACGGTTTGTGGGAGGACTTCGCCGCCAACCGGGTCAGCGAGCGCGGTCAGCGCGGGCTGGAGGAGGCGGTCGCGATGTGCCGAAAGCCTTGA